The following are encoded together in the Malaya genurostris strain Urasoe2022 chromosome 3, Malgen_1.1, whole genome shotgun sequence genome:
- the LOC131437846 gene encoding uncharacterized protein LOC131437846: MGENNYLSAYKMINSQVVLNNQKLKEEIKDKIEMINELNEQLFKYREENKTLREMVQKLLEQFRTITTIMVSVRDQSESVFNVVYNEHAVKETEQQMRKPLAGLFYERRRMECPPHIDESAIPEAEDENRSMEDYRTAVSIVNEDEELPEELGNNFVPPKSPLLKRLERKSRNRSIDESFETIDTNQVVKVARKSQEYLHGRDSRESKHSDDENMNKSSVSEPMDISQIADLPQISLEEASSNKVEVLDQSSTIRNDSASDFPSDHSVQSELNPATDQSLRPAQIKRMASDSMLNTLIEHDANKENTSTNDTIANASCSTPLAKSRRFTRIKAQMLSPTSPVPLVSLKPLTKENLSRHNISFDLLHLKANKSLKQEDLDRSEQGSMESNDSRRPRRKAAPKVLMEPKINTKLRRT, from the exons ATGGGGGAGAACAATTACCTCTCGGCGTACAAGATGATAAACTCCCAAGTGGTTTTAAATAATCAAAAATTAAAGGAAGAAATTAAGGACAAAATCGAAATGATAAATGAACTAAACGAACAGCTTTTTAAATATCGCGAAGAAAACAAGACGTTACGTGAAATGGTGCAGAAGCTGTTGGAGCAGTTCAGGACGATAACAACAATAATGGTATCTGTGCGAGACCAGAGTGAATCAGTGTTCAATGTCGTTTATAACGAACACGCTGTGAAAGAAACCGAACAGCAAATGAGAAAACCACTGGCTGGTCTCTTTTACGAACGGCGTCGCATGGAATGTCCACCTCATATCGATGAATCAGCTATTCCGGAGGCTGAAGACGAGAACCGTTCAATGGAAGACTACCGGACAGCTGTTAGTATAGTGAATGAAGACGAAGAATTACCAGAAGAACTTGGGAACAATTTTGTTCCTCCTAAGAGCCCCTTGTTGAAACGGTTGGAGCGGAAATCACGGAACCGTAGTATAGACGAATCGTTTGAAACGATAGATACGAACCAGGTTGTGAAGGTTGCCCGCAAAAGTCAAGAATATTTACATGGACGTGATTCCCGGGAAAGTAAGCACAGTGATGatgaaaatatgaataaatcATCTGTTTCGGAACCCATGGATATCAGCCAGATTGCCGATTTACCACAGATTTCATTGGAGGAAGCTTCATCCAATAAAGTAGAAG tGCTAGATCAAAGCTCAACAATTCGCAATGACTCCGCTTCTGATTTTCCAAGTGACCACAGTGTACAAAGTGAGCTTAACCCTGCTACAGACCAGAGTCTTCGTCCTGCTCAGATAAAACGTATGGCAAGTGATTCCATGCTCAACACTCTGATTGAACACGATGCTAACAAGGAGAATACCAGTACCAACGACACGATCGCTAATGCGTCATGCTCGACTCCACTTGCCAAAAGTCGTCGTTTCACTCGGATAAAGGCACAAATGCTTTCACCTACGTCGCCGGTACCATTAGTATCATTGAAACCattaacaaaagaaaatctTAGTCGGCACAATATTTCGTTCGATTTACTCCATTTAAAAGCGAACAAAAGTCTGAAGCAGGAAGATTTAGATCGCAGCGAACAAGGAAGTATGGAATCAAATGACTCTAGAAGGCCACGGAGAAAAGCTGCACCGAAAGTACTAATGGAACCGAAAATAAACACGAAACTTCGTCGAACGTAG
- the LOC131436862 gene encoding innexin inx2, with product MIDLLKPLRDLLKTKTVDTTNVVWRLHSRATVYILVFFTLLLSARTYFGEPIDCISSAPDNVKKSLNTFCWILGTYISNDPKFVRASWDFIEIGNRMGSIPKHERVYQKYYQWVSFILAIQAFMFSLPKHLWRFTEASRMQTLCEGLTSILVPSSWDVERRDRTLRYLSHEPLRKHFNYGITFFLCELLNFLIVLLNMLLTSFIFGGFWNSYAPAMQALFSLDMDSWISYNSLVFPKLAKCDFFTVGPSGTKQNMDALCLLPQNIVNEKIFAFLWLWFVCLAFVSGIQVVYRLVQLSCQSVRLHLLYSLLSPISYHRVKRVVREANVGRWFLLYQMARNINRDVMKDIIAEMAKVGQEHSQSRQNLEQQQIHENEEDIDDDDITV from the exons ATGATTGATCTATTGAAACCGCTGCGCGATTtgctaaaaacaaaaacggtCGACACAACCAACGTGGTTTGGCGTTTGCACAGTCGAGCGACCGTTTACATATTGGTGTTTTTCACGCTGCTGTTGTCCGCACGTACCTACTTCGGAGAACCGATTGATTGCATCAGCAGTGCTCCTGATAATGTTAAAAAAAGCTTGAACACATTCTGTTGGATTCTGGGAACTTATATAAGCAATGATCCAAAATTTG TTCGCGCAAGTTGGGATTTCATCGAAATAGGTAATCGGATGGGAAGCATCCCCAAGCATGAGCGTGTTTATCAGAAATATTACCAGTGGGTGTCATTCATACTGGCCATTCAAGCTTTTATGTTCTCTTTACCGAAGCATCTTTGGAGATTCACCGAGGCATCCAGAATGCAAACTTTATGCGAAGGTTTAA CATCAATTTTGGTACCTTCAAGCTGGGATGTTGAGCGAAGGGACCGCACTTTACGTTACCTGTCACATGAACCACTTCGAAAACACTTCAATTATGGGATTACTTTTTTCCTGTGTGAGCTTCTGAACTTCCTAATTGTTCTACTGAACATGTTGCTTACGAGCTTCATTTTTGGAGGCTTCTGGAATAGCTACGCACCGGCCATGCAAGCATTATTTTCTCTAGATATGGATTCTTGGATTTCGTACAATTCACTGGTCTTTCCAAAGCTCGCAAAATGCGATTTTTTCACGGTCGGTCCAAGTGGAACTAAGCAGAACATGGACGCACTTTGTCTCCTTCCCCAGAATATAGTGAACGAGAAAATATTTGCCTTTCTTTGGCTATGGTTCGTATGTCTAGCGTTCGTTTCCGGTATCCAAGTAGTTTATAGACTCGTTCAGTTATCATGTCAAAGTGTTCGCTTACATTTACTCTATTCCTTGCTCTCGCCGATAAGCTATCATCGTGTAAAGCGAGTGGTTCGCGAGGCCAACGTTGGACGCTGGTTTTTATTGTATCAGATGGCGCGGAACATCAATCGAGATGTAATGAAGGATATCATTGCTGAGATGGCGAAAGTTGGACAGGAGCATTCTCAATCACGACAAAACCTAGAGCAGCAACAAATTCATGAGAATGAAGAGGATATTGATGATGACGACATAACCGTTTAA
- the LOC131437847 gene encoding EARP-interacting protein homolog, translated as MIKTAMDDNNSLVYGLEFQSRALATQQVESSNARFFLATQSLKPNNQLHVVDLNEDNSALEPKVFSHPLGEVWKLNASPHNGQILASCYSILKGTQTIMQTALLRLPEHLNPVEGSQEFLQFANVEILNTEGYGSEIRTTEFHPTDESLLSTVIDGKILLFNRAEASSKVVVEINAKNSPRFSGGRWAHFNQSNQFIALYDCSIRSYDIRDPNHSAWIIEDAHSQLIRDLDCNPIKQWHMVTGGDDGTMKIWDFRNTKEHVFARSDHNHWIWNVRYNTYHDQLLLSSSSDGKVLLTCAGSVSSDTLLSESGNINKERLADGLLQTYDQHEDSVYCVEWSTADPWLFASLSYDGRMVISKVPKQYKYQILL; from the exons aTGATAAAAACTGCCATGGACGACAACAATTCTTTGGTGTACGGTCTGGAGTTTCAG TCTCGCGCTTTAGCAACACAACAGGTAGAGAGCAGCAATGCTAGATTCTTCTTGGCTACGCAATCTTTGAAGCCAAATAATCAACTGCATGTAGTAGACCTTAATGAGGATAATTCAGCACTCGAACCGAAAGTATTTTCCCATCCGTTGGGTGAAGTTTGGAAACTAAATGCTAGTCCACATAATGGTCAAATACTCGCATCCTGCTATAGTATCTTGAAAGGTACCCAGACTATTATGCAAACAGCGTTGTTGAGACTACCAGAACATCTCAATCCCGTTGAAGGAAGCCAAGAGTTTCTGCAGTTTGCAAATGTCGAGATACTGAACACTGAGGGATATGGTAGTGAAATTCGTACAACCGAGTTCCACCCAACAGACGAGTCTTTGCTAAGCACGGTCATTGATGGCAAAATTCTGTTGTTCAATCGAGCTGAAGCCTCAAGTAAGGTAGTGGTAGAAATTAATGCGAAGAACTCGCCCCGTTTCTCTGGTGGTCGTTGGGCTCATTTCAACCAGAGCAACCAATTCATAGCACTGTACGATTGTAGCATCAGATCGTACGACATAAGAGATCCAAATCATTCGGCATGGATTATCGAGGATGCTCATAGCCAATTGATTCGTGATTTGGATTGTAATCCAATCAAACAATGGCACATGGTTACGGGAGGGGACGACGGCACAATGAAGATCTGGGACTTCCGAAACACGAAGGAGCATGTGTTCGCCAGGAGTGACCACAATCATTGGATTTGGAATGTACGATACAACACCTACCACGATCAGCTGCTGCTCTCAAGCAGTAGTGATGGAAAGGTTCTACTTACCTGTGCCGGCAGTGTCAGCTCGGACACGCTATTATCTGAATCCGGAAATATCAACAAGGAGCGGTTGGCGGATGGTTTACTTCAAACGTACGATCAACACGAAGACTCAGTGTACTGTGTAGAGTGGAGCACCGCTGATCCATGGTTATTCGCATCTCTTAGTTACGATGGCAGAATGGTCATTTCAAAAGTTCCCAAGCAGTATAAATAtcaaattttgttataa
- the LOC131437284 gene encoding RNA exonuclease 5 isoform X1 yields MKNASDTDLFSSSSCDTNSKREQRLERKKQKLLALAEVMQLNARDADKISLSNEIIPDPNSAIHKHEIPEPGKKKQKLSDSTYSSLKVEVKQYRDRMRNIPKLRLKEVGEEALMKTKAEDRVPLLLDDIQALLMHTLLRQDSPMNPSRWAVLEKSTKLTHIAVLVVEGPTSEDFTKHEQDFKECKKIFHNILQVVVPSDKLVEELACVPLSETHKDILLAEYGSLEAAILACKDHLLIRKSIFNNIDQENDEHTGGEQDYSSMDLPPGDKFPRTQLLLSPIQMINEEYPLPLIGSLQQRYTGYMTTNDHYAPVTPRSPIFGLDCEMCKTSIGASELTRVSIIDEQGNEFYETLVRPDNKIVDYLTQFSGITPEMLKNVSKTLNDVHKDLKNKLPPDAILVGQSLNFDLNALKLMHPYVIDTSILFNVTGTQGTKSKLKVLAKKFLQRDIQCSSKGHNSIEDSMASLELVKLKLAKNIYFGDQWLQDRRNYHKKVNRGGIASPAEVQRIGADPSITEITGSLFGHARKRNKKSAIVTNANNLDSFENYFGDAVKSNTEVKKLLSYQKMDSDEAVINHTAEKCLNYDFNLACIQLKREHLLDENTKRVKFEQIDGWIRKLYNSISLNGMLVVLLAGGEVNQSSRMAVAMIQTKKG; encoded by the exons ATGAAAAACGCATCCGACACCGATCTGTTTTCTTCCTCTAGTTGCGACACTAACAGTAAACGGGAGCAACGACTTGAGAGGAAGAAACAAAAATTACTTGCATTGGCAGAAGTAATGCAACTGAACGCACGAGACGCAGATAAAATTTCTCTGAGTAACGAAATCATTCCGGATCCGAATAGTGCcatacacaagcacgaaattCCAGAGCCAGGAAAGAAGAAGCAAAAACTTTCCGATAGCACCTATTCGTCGTTGAAGGTAGAAGTAAAACAATATCGAGATAGAATGAGAAATATTCCTAAACTAAGACTCAAAGAAGTAGGCGAGGAAGCATTGATGAAAACTAAGGCGGAAGATCGTGTTCCGTTGTTGTTAGATGACATTCAGGCCCTATTGATGCACACTTTGCTGCGTCAAGATTCACCGATGAATCCCAGCCGATGGGCGGTGTTGGAAAAATCTACTAAATTGACCCACATCGCGGTTCTAGTGGTGGAAGGGCCTACGTCAGAAGATTTCACTAAACATGAACAAGATTTCAAAGAGTGCAAAAAGATTTTTCACAACATACTGCAGGTCGTAGTACCGAGTGATAAATTGGTCGAGGAGCTAGCATGTGTGCCGTTGAGCGAAACCCATAAGGACATTCTGTTGGCTGAATATGGTTCACTCGAGGCAGCAATACTGGCTTGCAAAGACCACCTGTTGATTAGAAAAAGTATTTTCAACAATATTGATCAAGAAAATGATGAGCATACTGGAGGTGAGCAAGACTATAGTAGTATGGATTTACCTCCTGGGGACAAGTTCCCGCGTACACAACTGCTGTTATCACCCATACAAATGATAAACGAGGAATATCCACTGCCACTAATCG GAAGTTTGCAACAACGGTACACTGGTTATATGACTACCAATGATCATTATGCTCCAGTCACTCCGAGATCACCTATTTTTGGCCTGGACTGCGAAATGTGTAAAACTAGTATTGGAGCTTCGGAGCTAACACGCGTTTCGATCATCGACGAGCAGGGTAATGAATTCTACGAGACACTTGTTCGGCCAGATAACAAGATCGTCGATTACCTGACTCAATTCTCGGGTATTACACCGGAAATGTTGAAGAATGTTTCAAAAACATTGAACGATGTGCATAAGgacttgaaaaataaattacccCCCGATGCAATATTAGTAGGTCAGTCGTTGAACTTTGATTTGAACGCTTTAAAGCTTATGCACCCGTATGTGATCGACACTAGTATTCTGTTCAACGTAACCGGAACACAAGGAACAAAATCGAAACTGAAAGTGCTGGCGAAAAAGTTCCTTCAGCGTGATATTCAGTGTTCCTCGAAAGGACACAATTCAATCGAAGATTCAATGGCTTCCCTTGAGCTTGTAAAGCTGAAGCTGgctaaaaacatttatttcggtGATCAGTGGCTGCAGGATCGGCGAAACTATCACAAAAAAGTAAACAGAGGGGGAATCGCCTCACCAGCGGAAGTGCAACGAATTGGAGCGGACCCTAGCATAACGGAAATAACAGGTTCACTTTTTGGCCACGCtagaaaaagaaataaaaaatcggcCATAGTAACTAACGCGAATAATTTGGATAGTTTCGAGAACTATTTCGGCGATGCAGTCAAGTCAAATACAGAGGTGAAGAAACTGTTGAGTTATCAAAAAATGGACAGCGACGAAGCAGTTATAAATCATACAGCAGAAAAATGTCTCAACTATGATTTCAACTTGGCTTGCATTCAGTTAAAGAGGGAACATTTGTTAGATGAAAATACGAAGCGTGTTAAGTTTGAGCAAATTGATGGCTGGATTCGGAAGTTGTATAATTCCATCTCTTTGAATGGGATGCTAGTTGTATTACTTGCTGGAGGTGAGGTAAACCAAAGTAGTCGAATGGCAGTCGCTATGATTCAAACTAAAAAAGGTTAA
- the LOC131437284 gene encoding RNA exonuclease 5 isoform X2 — MQLNARDADKISLSNEIIPDPNSAIHKHEIPEPGKKKQKLSDSTYSSLKVEVKQYRDRMRNIPKLRLKEVGEEALMKTKAEDRVPLLLDDIQALLMHTLLRQDSPMNPSRWAVLEKSTKLTHIAVLVVEGPTSEDFTKHEQDFKECKKIFHNILQVVVPSDKLVEELACVPLSETHKDILLAEYGSLEAAILACKDHLLIRKSIFNNIDQENDEHTGGEQDYSSMDLPPGDKFPRTQLLLSPIQMINEEYPLPLIGSLQQRYTGYMTTNDHYAPVTPRSPIFGLDCEMCKTSIGASELTRVSIIDEQGNEFYETLVRPDNKIVDYLTQFSGITPEMLKNVSKTLNDVHKDLKNKLPPDAILVGQSLNFDLNALKLMHPYVIDTSILFNVTGTQGTKSKLKVLAKKFLQRDIQCSSKGHNSIEDSMASLELVKLKLAKNIYFGDQWLQDRRNYHKKVNRGGIASPAEVQRIGADPSITEITGSLFGHARKRNKKSAIVTNANNLDSFENYFGDAVKSNTEVKKLLSYQKMDSDEAVINHTAEKCLNYDFNLACIQLKREHLLDENTKRVKFEQIDGWIRKLYNSISLNGMLVVLLAGGEVNQSSRMAVAMIQTKKG; from the exons ATGCAACTGAACGCACGAGACGCAGATAAAATTTCTCTGAGTAACGAAATCATTCCGGATCCGAATAGTGCcatacacaagcacgaaattCCAGAGCCAGGAAAGAAGAAGCAAAAACTTTCCGATAGCACCTATTCGTCGTTGAAGGTAGAAGTAAAACAATATCGAGATAGAATGAGAAATATTCCTAAACTAAGACTCAAAGAAGTAGGCGAGGAAGCATTGATGAAAACTAAGGCGGAAGATCGTGTTCCGTTGTTGTTAGATGACATTCAGGCCCTATTGATGCACACTTTGCTGCGTCAAGATTCACCGATGAATCCCAGCCGATGGGCGGTGTTGGAAAAATCTACTAAATTGACCCACATCGCGGTTCTAGTGGTGGAAGGGCCTACGTCAGAAGATTTCACTAAACATGAACAAGATTTCAAAGAGTGCAAAAAGATTTTTCACAACATACTGCAGGTCGTAGTACCGAGTGATAAATTGGTCGAGGAGCTAGCATGTGTGCCGTTGAGCGAAACCCATAAGGACATTCTGTTGGCTGAATATGGTTCACTCGAGGCAGCAATACTGGCTTGCAAAGACCACCTGTTGATTAGAAAAAGTATTTTCAACAATATTGATCAAGAAAATGATGAGCATACTGGAGGTGAGCAAGACTATAGTAGTATGGATTTACCTCCTGGGGACAAGTTCCCGCGTACACAACTGCTGTTATCACCCATACAAATGATAAACGAGGAATATCCACTGCCACTAATCG GAAGTTTGCAACAACGGTACACTGGTTATATGACTACCAATGATCATTATGCTCCAGTCACTCCGAGATCACCTATTTTTGGCCTGGACTGCGAAATGTGTAAAACTAGTATTGGAGCTTCGGAGCTAACACGCGTTTCGATCATCGACGAGCAGGGTAATGAATTCTACGAGACACTTGTTCGGCCAGATAACAAGATCGTCGATTACCTGACTCAATTCTCGGGTATTACACCGGAAATGTTGAAGAATGTTTCAAAAACATTGAACGATGTGCATAAGgacttgaaaaataaattacccCCCGATGCAATATTAGTAGGTCAGTCGTTGAACTTTGATTTGAACGCTTTAAAGCTTATGCACCCGTATGTGATCGACACTAGTATTCTGTTCAACGTAACCGGAACACAAGGAACAAAATCGAAACTGAAAGTGCTGGCGAAAAAGTTCCTTCAGCGTGATATTCAGTGTTCCTCGAAAGGACACAATTCAATCGAAGATTCAATGGCTTCCCTTGAGCTTGTAAAGCTGAAGCTGgctaaaaacatttatttcggtGATCAGTGGCTGCAGGATCGGCGAAACTATCACAAAAAAGTAAACAGAGGGGGAATCGCCTCACCAGCGGAAGTGCAACGAATTGGAGCGGACCCTAGCATAACGGAAATAACAGGTTCACTTTTTGGCCACGCtagaaaaagaaataaaaaatcggcCATAGTAACTAACGCGAATAATTTGGATAGTTTCGAGAACTATTTCGGCGATGCAGTCAAGTCAAATACAGAGGTGAAGAAACTGTTGAGTTATCAAAAAATGGACAGCGACGAAGCAGTTATAAATCATACAGCAGAAAAATGTCTCAACTATGATTTCAACTTGGCTTGCATTCAGTTAAAGAGGGAACATTTGTTAGATGAAAATACGAAGCGTGTTAAGTTTGAGCAAATTGATGGCTGGATTCGGAAGTTGTATAATTCCATCTCTTTGAATGGGATGCTAGTTGTATTACTTGCTGGAGGTGAGGTAAACCAAAGTAGTCGAATGGCAGTCGCTATGATTCAAACTAAAAAAGGTTAA